A single region of the Salarchaeum japonicum genome encodes:
- a CDS encoding NAD(P)/FAD-dependent oxidoreductase — MSDVLVVGGGAAGLSAGLFTAKNGLDTKVFDTDGTWLHKAHLFNYLGIRSIDGSVFHERARKHASDDHGAELHDDEEVESVTKTEDGRFHVVTGEDEYESDYLVLATGANRDLAEELGADFDGDVVDVGVDMETSVENAYATGAMVRDQEWQAVISAGDGAAAALDILSKEEGEHYHDFDVPDDV; from the coding sequence ATGTCTGACGTACTCGTCGTCGGCGGTGGCGCGGCAGGACTGAGCGCTGGACTGTTCACCGCCAAGAACGGCCTCGACACGAAGGTGTTCGACACGGACGGGACGTGGCTCCACAAGGCCCACCTGTTCAACTACCTCGGCATCCGCTCCATCGACGGGAGCGTCTTCCACGAGCGCGCGCGCAAGCACGCGAGCGACGACCACGGCGCGGAACTCCACGACGACGAGGAAGTCGAGTCCGTCACGAAGACCGAGGACGGACGGTTCCACGTCGTGACTGGCGAGGACGAGTACGAGTCCGACTATCTCGTGCTCGCGACGGGCGCGAACCGCGACCTCGCGGAGGAGCTCGGCGCGGACTTCGACGGCGATGTGGTGGACGTCGGGGTCGACATGGAGACGAGCGTGGAGAACGCGTACGCGACCGGCGCGATGGTGCGCGACCAGGAGTGGCAGGCCGTCATCTCCGCGGGCGACGGCGCGGCCGCCGCGCTCGACATCCTCTCCAAGGAGGAGGGCGAGCACTACCACGACTTCGACGTGCCCGACGACGTCTAA
- a CDS encoding SRPBCC family protein → MAMYERDVRVDAPLSDVWAFHSRVEGLEELTPAWAGLRIESVVGPDGAPDPGVLEPGARIRMSAGPPFLPGPRESWTSVIAEREERDGFAYFVDEMEGGPFASWRHTHLFYADSDDRTLIRDRVRYELPFGAPAALGRPGLDMMFRARHRRTREHFSGL, encoded by the coding sequence ATGGCGATGTACGAACGCGACGTCCGGGTTGACGCGCCGCTCAGCGACGTGTGGGCGTTCCACTCGCGCGTCGAGGGCCTCGAAGAACTGACGCCCGCGTGGGCCGGCCTCCGCATCGAGTCCGTCGTCGGCCCGGACGGCGCACCCGACCCGGGCGTCCTCGAACCCGGCGCGCGCATCCGGATGTCCGCGGGGCCGCCGTTCCTCCCCGGCCCCAGAGAGTCCTGGACGTCCGTCATCGCGGAACGCGAGGAACGCGACGGGTTCGCGTACTTCGTGGACGAGATGGAGGGCGGGCCGTTCGCCTCGTGGCGACACACCCACCTGTTCTACGCCGACTCCGACGACCGAACCCTGATTCGCGACCGCGTCCGGTACGAACTCCCCTTCGGCGCGCCCGCCGCGCTCGGCCGCCCCGGTCTCGATATGATGTTTCGCGCGCGCCACCGCCGAACCCGCGAACACTTCTCCGGCCTGTAG
- a CDS encoding pyridoxal phosphate-dependent aminotransferase produces the protein MPSERATRTTPFTAMSVLERASELEGVVHMEVGEPDFEPPAAAIEAAAAALRDGPTEYTSSRGKQSLRDAISDYYDRRYGVDVPAERIIVTPGSSPALLLTMLSIVDPGEEVVLTDPYYACYPNFVRQAGGTISTVPLDPDAGFAPDVDEFRSAITRDTAAALVNSPSNPTGAVMSGDSLEAIAERARRTDTRLVSDEVYHGLTYDDDEHSVLEYTEDAIVLDGVSKRYGMTGWRLGWMVAPPDLVETLNRLAQNIVICAPNHVQDGAEAALRMGDDWLDGIKETYRERRDFLVDAADDLGLSMDYTPGGAYYLLLDVSHLPGDAFEVADVFLEDAGVAMTPGPDFGEGAEDTLRASYATSTSDLEEAVSRLDELLSQTAI, from the coding sequence ATGCCCTCGGAGCGTGCGACTCGCACGACACCGTTCACAGCGATGTCCGTCCTCGAACGTGCCAGCGAACTGGAGGGTGTCGTCCACATGGAAGTGGGCGAACCCGACTTCGAACCCCCCGCGGCGGCAATCGAGGCGGCGGCAGCGGCGCTCCGGGACGGCCCGACGGAGTACACGTCGAGCCGCGGAAAGCAGAGCCTGCGGGACGCCATCAGCGACTACTACGACCGCCGGTACGGCGTGGACGTGCCCGCGGAGCGCATCATCGTCACGCCGGGGTCGTCCCCCGCGCTCCTCCTCACCATGCTGTCCATCGTCGACCCCGGCGAGGAGGTCGTGCTCACCGACCCCTACTACGCGTGCTACCCGAACTTCGTCCGGCAGGCCGGCGGCACGATTTCGACGGTGCCGCTCGACCCCGACGCGGGGTTCGCGCCCGACGTGGACGAGTTCCGGTCGGCTATCACGCGCGACACCGCCGCGGCGCTCGTGAACTCGCCGAGCAACCCCACGGGCGCGGTGATGAGCGGCGACAGCCTGGAAGCCATCGCGGAGCGCGCGCGCCGAACCGACACGCGCCTCGTTTCGGACGAGGTCTACCACGGCCTCACGTACGACGACGACGAGCACTCCGTCCTCGAATACACCGAGGACGCCATCGTGCTCGACGGCGTGTCGAAGCGCTACGGGATGACGGGCTGGCGGCTCGGCTGGATGGTCGCGCCGCCCGACCTCGTGGAGACCCTGAACCGGCTCGCGCAGAACATCGTCATCTGCGCGCCGAACCACGTGCAGGACGGCGCGGAGGCCGCGCTCCGGATGGGCGACGACTGGCTCGACGGCATCAAGGAAACCTATCGGGAACGCCGCGACTTCCTCGTGGACGCCGCGGACGACCTCGGCCTCTCGATGGACTACACGCCCGGCGGCGCGTACTACCTCCTGCTCGACGTGAGCCACCTGCCCGGCGACGCGTTCGAGGTCGCGGACGTGTTCCTCGAAGACGCCGGCGTCGCGATGACGCCCGGCCCCGACTTCGGGGAGGGCGCGGAGGACACGCTCCGCGCGTCGTACGCGACGAGCACGAGCGACCTCGAAGAAGCAGTCTCCCGGCTGGACGAACTCCTCTCCCAGACCGCTATTTGA
- the lrpA1 gene encoding HTH-type transcriptional regulator LrpA1, with protein MSSESTEDRILSALEADAQASYADIAEDAGVSKPTVRKYINKLEDEGVIVGYSADVDPKKLSGQSIAMVGIDVASEQYVEATRALKELESVHALYTSSGDHMLMAEVRAADGDELGAVISDEILEIDGVTAAHPSFLQERLK; from the coding sequence GTGAGTAGTGAATCGACCGAGGACCGCATCCTGTCGGCGCTCGAAGCGGACGCGCAAGCCTCGTACGCGGATATCGCCGAGGACGCCGGTGTCTCCAAGCCCACGGTCCGGAAGTACATCAACAAACTCGAAGACGAGGGCGTCATCGTCGGCTACTCGGCCGACGTCGACCCGAAGAAGCTCTCGGGACAGAGCATCGCGATGGTCGGTATCGACGTCGCGAGTGAACAGTACGTCGAGGCGACGCGCGCGCTGAAGGAACTGGAGAGCGTGCACGCGCTCTACACGTCCAGCGGCGACCACATGCTGATGGCGGAAGTGCGCGCGGCGGACGGCGACGAACTCGGCGCGGTCATCTCCGACGAGATTCTGGAAATCGACGGCGTCACCGCCGCCCACCCCTCCTTCCTGCAGGAACGCCTCAAATAG
- a CDS encoding thiamine pyrophosphate-dependent enzyme, with protein sequence MSAFSAIGNDREVDQNEFTPGIEPQPTWCPGCGDYGVLKALKGAMAELGKDPEEVLLCTGIGCSGKLNSYFDSYGFHTIHGRSLPVARAAKLANSDLEVVAAGGDGDGYGIGGNHFMHTARENHDMTYIVFNNEVFGLTKGQTSPTSPQGHKSKTQPEGNAKAPIRPLSLGLTSGASYVARTAAVNPNQAKEILVEAMEHDGFSHVDFLTQCPTWNKDAKQYVPYVDIQDSDDYDFDVSDRREAQEMMHETEDALYEGTVLTGRYYVEEGRRSYQQEKRHRGSMPEQPLAERYFDDSAEWERSFDYIDRHK encoded by the coding sequence ATGAGTGCATTCAGCGCAATCGGTAACGACCGCGAGGTCGACCAGAACGAATTCACGCCCGGTATCGAACCGCAGCCGACCTGGTGTCCGGGCTGTGGGGACTACGGCGTCCTCAAAGCCCTCAAGGGTGCGATGGCGGAACTCGGGAAAGACCCCGAGGAAGTCCTGCTCTGCACCGGCATCGGTTGCTCGGGCAAACTGAACAGCTACTTCGACAGCTACGGCTTCCACACGATTCACGGTCGCTCGCTCCCGGTCGCGCGCGCCGCGAAGCTCGCGAACTCCGACCTCGAAGTCGTCGCCGCCGGCGGCGACGGCGACGGGTACGGTATCGGCGGGAACCACTTCATGCACACCGCCCGGGAGAACCACGACATGACTTACATCGTGTTCAACAACGAGGTCTTCGGGCTGACGAAGGGCCAGACGTCGCCCACGTCCCCGCAGGGTCACAAGTCGAAGACCCAGCCGGAGGGGAACGCGAAGGCCCCGATTCGCCCGCTCTCGCTCGGCCTCACGTCCGGCGCGTCCTACGTCGCGCGCACGGCCGCCGTGAACCCGAACCAGGCGAAGGAAATCCTCGTCGAGGCGATGGAGCACGACGGCTTCAGTCACGTCGACTTCCTCACGCAGTGCCCGACGTGGAACAAGGACGCGAAGCAGTACGTCCCCTACGTGGACATCCAGGACTCCGACGACTACGACTTCGACGTGTCCGACCGCCGCGAGGCCCAGGAGATGATGCACGAGACCGAGGACGCCCTCTACGAGGGCACCGTGCTCACGGGCCGCTACTACGTGGAGGAGGGCCGCAGGTCCTACCAGCAGGAGAAGCGCCACCGCGGTTCGATGCCGGAACAGCCGCTCGCGGAGCGCTACTTCGACGATTCCGCCGAGTGGGAGCGGTCGTTCGACTACATCGACCGCCACAAGTAG
- a CDS encoding 2-oxoacid:acceptor oxidoreductase subunit alpha: MTNDELIWRIAGGSGDGIDSTSQNFAKALMRSGLNVFTHRHYPSRIRGGHTYVEIRASEENVRSRGDGYNFLLSLGDSFARNPKEGAYYGEEEVKPLSENLDELREGGVIVYDSGLLDTDDIENFDERVEENDWHVYDLDLRGLAKEHGREIMRNTAGVGATAAIIGFDLDYIEELMADAMGGDILDANLDVLRDAYETVQEEYDVDAHDVSVPEGEHEEEQVLVSGSHGIAYGALDEGCRFISGYPMTPWTDVFTILTQLMPDVGGISEQVEDEIAAAALAVGASHAGVKAMSGSSGGGFALMSEPLGLAEMTETPLVLVESMRAGPSTGMPTKPEQADLEHVLYTSQGDSHRVVFAPSDPEECYEQTRKAFQIAWEYQIPVMVIYDQKLSGEYRNVPASFFDQEPNPSLGSTLTEDEIAEAAHDEFGKFERFRHDPENGVSPRSIPGQKGGHFLATGNEHTPEGHISEDPDNRVNQMNRRLRKMRSIRADLDEDERQDVYGDESADFGLVSWGSQTGTVEEAVDRLNENGYSVKALSISEMAPFPERKVRDFLDSVSEALVVEMSTTAQFRGHIQKETGSYGEMLSSLLKYNGNPFEPAEIVEAAEIEIDDRLDEPSSQTRLEPAAGD; the protein is encoded by the coding sequence ATGACTAACGACGAACTCATCTGGCGAATCGCGGGCGGTTCCGGGGACGGAATCGACTCGACGAGCCAGAACTTCGCGAAGGCGCTGATGCGCTCGGGCCTCAACGTCTTCACGCACCGGCACTATCCGTCGCGTATCCGTGGCGGCCACACGTACGTCGAGATTCGCGCGTCGGAGGAGAACGTCCGCTCCCGGGGGGACGGCTACAACTTCCTGCTCTCGCTCGGCGACTCCTTCGCCCGGAACCCGAAGGAGGGCGCGTACTACGGCGAGGAGGAAGTCAAACCCCTCTCCGAGAACCTGGACGAACTCCGCGAGGGCGGCGTCATCGTCTACGACTCCGGACTCCTCGACACCGACGACATCGAGAACTTCGACGAGCGCGTCGAGGAGAACGACTGGCACGTCTACGACCTCGACCTCCGCGGTCTCGCGAAGGAACACGGCCGCGAAATCATGCGGAACACCGCCGGGGTCGGCGCGACCGCCGCAATCATCGGCTTCGACCTCGACTACATCGAGGAACTGATGGCCGACGCGATGGGCGGCGACATCCTCGACGCCAACCTCGACGTGCTCCGCGACGCCTACGAGACCGTCCAGGAGGAGTACGACGTGGACGCGCACGACGTGTCCGTACCCGAGGGCGAACACGAGGAAGAACAGGTGCTCGTCTCCGGAAGCCACGGTATCGCGTACGGCGCGCTCGACGAGGGCTGCCGGTTCATCTCCGGCTACCCGATGACGCCGTGGACTGACGTGTTCACCATCCTCACCCAGCTCATGCCCGACGTGGGCGGTATCAGCGAGCAGGTGGAGGACGAAATCGCGGCGGCGGCGCTCGCCGTCGGCGCGTCGCACGCGGGCGTGAAGGCGATGTCCGGGTCGTCCGGCGGCGGGTTCGCGCTCATGTCCGAGCCGCTCGGTCTCGCCGAGATGACGGAGACGCCGCTCGTGCTCGTCGAATCCATGCGCGCAGGCCCCAGCACGGGGATGCCGACGAAGCCCGAGCAGGCCGACCTGGAGCACGTCCTCTACACGAGCCAGGGCGACAGCCACCGCGTGGTGTTCGCGCCCAGCGACCCCGAGGAGTGCTACGAGCAGACGCGGAAAGCGTTCCAGATCGCGTGGGAGTACCAGATTCCAGTGATGGTCATCTACGACCAGAAGCTCTCCGGCGAGTACCGGAACGTCCCCGCCTCGTTCTTCGACCAGGAGCCGAACCCCAGCCTCGGGTCGACGCTCACGGAGGACGAAATCGCGGAGGCCGCGCACGACGAGTTCGGGAAGTTCGAGCGGTTCCGCCACGACCCCGAGAACGGCGTGAGCCCGCGGTCGATTCCCGGCCAGAAGGGCGGGCACTTCCTCGCGACGGGGAACGAGCACACGCCCGAGGGCCACATCAGCGAAGACCCCGACAACCGCGTGAACCAGATGAACCGCCGGCTCCGCAAGATGCGGTCGATTCGCGCGGACCTCGACGAGGACGAGCGCCAGGACGTGTACGGCGACGAGTCCGCGGACTTCGGTCTCGTCTCCTGGGGCAGTCAGACGGGGACGGTCGAGGAGGCCGTCGACCGCCTGAACGAGAACGGGTACTCGGTGAAGGCGCTCTCCATCTCGGAGATGGCCCCCTTCCCCGAGCGGAAGGTTCGTGACTTCCTCGACAGCGTCAGCGAGGCGCTCGTCGTGGAGATGAGCACGACCGCGCAGTTCCGCGGCCACATCCAGAAGGAGACCGGGAGCTACGGCGAGATGCTCTCCAGCCTCCTCAAGTACAACGGGAACCCGTTCGAACCCGCGGAAATCGTGGAAGCGGCCGAGATCGAGATCGACGACCGGCTCGACGAACCATCCAGTCAGACGCGGCTCGAACCCGCGGCAGGTGACTAA
- a CDS encoding PKD domain-containing protein, producing MVVLILALLPTAVAADGNERPLAEAGLDQTATRGAPVYLDATGSHDPDGELTETTWTIRHPNGTTRTPDCATCPRTTFTPQTTGTYAVTVRVTDDDGATASDTLYVTVEPGDPPTATLDGPDATPTGDAATYRVAATAGTAPLATISWYVDGTRVRTTALDAAEDADTLTHYFDQPGDHTVHVRVTDDDDTHATARTHTSAFTTPAEPTNTPDAPDDGANPTTAPPTTDTPADTTPLLRGPRVVTGEQPLTAPYRVTDRPADATTRLYVDDTLRHRGHTATLTLAPGVHDISATTDATPVRFPDNTTTVIADPAPTALIHDVQTGPGLTVTASATDALHNLDTLTISLDGTPIHHRARTDLDHIKHTHTTLRTTYRHPTLSPGNHTLTITATDTRNQTTTATKTISAPRPPEIISANFVGRDDRTAYDHRLSPQNYIAHHITKIALNGATPADVTIQSEPSSEETFRITTPPYDRTREYDATTDTLILHDYWAVDIPRQAHIGTRVLWNGQLGSELSLGEFRAYPSDPVIRYTIDDNGMYPYFHQRGMVINASRTFDPDDETLEFEWKGSGAVKKVSPRIAKAESLSRLTLVVRDGNGGVSRQTYSFTNGYVPPIGEITEVSSGPYQWNDSVQFRVSSSAERLLKNRYERNLQVGIRILGEGRVLSWDKSYPLVYEGSRQGSAVQFSGVVSIPAKEFVDGNPSVELFNEQGGDWNAVSEVLPDVWGLQQGPPEVVNESVIGAEYLVERPTYTTQVVRSEQKKNELLGSGYEITSAEQVGMRHTVEERRLVAPAQYETEYKTFSQQGYLEAFLSVNDAWREGASSTTLEERSVTEYEWRDSRSGSGQFTGETRRVLIDDADYKTYRQYRYDRRVQRTGTKTVTRYRMGRVPYEVTEQVRRCNDFFGCYWATVTETRWKTVQEPYQTTVSYTYWTTETETYWGLSKRSWDHEFTGQTSRVKVQNARYGTEYRYSYERTYTERVTTYTATRQVQTSDPTYEWVPVESTSDILDAASIAADPTQRISESDPITAWTMQKRTGTQTEWVDTPVREEIVAKTRLTVRQTLKVPYVRELSWEVVERKVVNTTTRTVNGYEPAE from the coding sequence GTGGTTGTCCTCATCCTCGCCCTCCTCCCGACGGCCGTCGCCGCCGACGGGAACGAACGCCCACTCGCGGAAGCCGGACTCGACCAGACCGCCACCCGCGGCGCGCCCGTCTACCTCGACGCCACCGGCTCCCACGACCCAGACGGCGAACTCACCGAAACGACGTGGACGATACGACACCCCAACGGCACGACGCGCACGCCCGACTGCGCGACGTGTCCGCGCACCACGTTCACGCCGCAAACCACCGGCACGTACGCAGTCACCGTCCGCGTCACCGACGACGACGGCGCGACCGCAAGCGACACCCTCTACGTCACCGTCGAACCGGGCGACCCGCCGACCGCTACCCTCGACGGCCCCGACGCCACACCGACGGGCGACGCCGCGACCTACCGCGTCGCCGCGACCGCGGGAACCGCCCCGCTCGCCACAATCTCGTGGTACGTCGACGGAACCCGCGTCCGAACGACCGCCCTCGACGCCGCCGAGGACGCCGACACGCTCACGCACTACTTCGACCAGCCGGGCGACCACACGGTTCACGTCCGCGTCACCGACGACGACGACACCCACGCGACCGCCCGAACCCACACGAGCGCATTCACGACACCCGCCGAACCCACGAACACCCCCGACGCACCGGACGACGGCGCGAACCCCACGACAGCGCCGCCGACCACCGACACCCCAGCCGACACGACACCGCTCCTGCGAGGGCCGCGCGTCGTCACCGGCGAACAACCGCTCACCGCACCCTACCGCGTGACCGACCGCCCCGCCGACGCGACCACCCGACTGTACGTCGACGACACCCTCAGACACCGCGGCCACACAGCGACGCTAACCCTCGCCCCCGGCGTCCACGACATCTCCGCCACCACCGACGCGACACCCGTCCGATTCCCCGACAACACCACCACCGTCATCGCCGACCCCGCCCCAACCGCCCTCATCCACGACGTCCAAACCGGCCCCGGACTCACCGTCACCGCGAGCGCCACCGACGCGCTCCACAACCTCGACACCCTCACCATCAGCCTCGACGGCACCCCCATCCACCACCGCGCCCGCACCGACCTCGACCACATCAAACACACCCACACCACCCTCCGCACCACCTACCGCCACCCCACCCTCTCACCCGGCAACCACACCCTCACCATCACCGCCACCGACACCAGAAACCAAACCACCACCGCCACCAAAACCATCTCCGCACCCAGACCCCCAGAAATCATCTCCGCCAACTTCGTCGGCCGCGACGACAGAACCGCCTACGACCACCGACTCTCACCCCAGAACTACATCGCCCACCACATCACCAAAATCGCACTCAACGGCGCAACACCCGCCGATGTGACTATCCAATCAGAGCCGTCTTCTGAAGAAACATTCCGAATCACCACTCCCCCATACGACCGGACGCGAGAGTACGATGCGACCACAGACACACTCATCCTGCACGACTACTGGGCCGTCGACATCCCCCGCCAAGCACACATCGGAACGCGAGTCCTCTGGAACGGACAACTCGGATCTGAACTATCGCTAGGCGAGTTCCGCGCGTACCCGAGCGATCCAGTAATCCGATATACAATCGACGACAACGGGATGTATCCCTATTTCCACCAACGCGGAATGGTGATTAACGCCAGCAGAACGTTCGATCCCGACGATGAAACGCTCGAATTTGAATGGAAAGGAAGTGGAGCTGTCAAAAAAGTATCTCCCAGAATAGCGAAAGCTGAATCATTGAGTAGATTAACTCTCGTCGTTCGCGACGGAAACGGAGGTGTATCTAGGCAAACGTACAGCTTCACTAATGGGTATGTTCCTCCTATTGGGGAGATTACTGAGGTTTCGAGCGGGCCATACCAATGGAATGACTCTGTTCAGTTCCGGGTGTCGTCCAGCGCCGAGCGGTTGCTGAAGAATCGGTACGAGAGGAACCTCCAAGTAGGGATTCGTATACTCGGTGAGGGCCGCGTGTTGTCTTGGGACAAGAGCTACCCGTTAGTGTACGAAGGCTCTAGACAGGGCTCAGCGGTACAGTTTAGCGGCGTTGTTTCGATACCTGCAAAAGAGTTCGTAGACGGGAATCCGTCGGTAGAGTTATTCAATGAGCAAGGGGGAGACTGGAACGCAGTTTCTGAGGTACTCCCAGATGTATGGGGACTACAGCAGGGGCCACCGGAAGTCGTGAACGAGTCGGTCATCGGCGCGGAGTACTTAGTCGAGCGTCCGACGTACACGACGCAAGTCGTTCGGAGCGAACAGAAGAAGAATGAACTGCTCGGATCCGGATACGAGATTACGAGTGCTGAGCAGGTCGGGATGCGACACACTGTAGAGGAGCGGCGGTTGGTCGCACCTGCGCAGTACGAGACGGAGTACAAGACGTTCAGCCAGCAGGGGTATCTTGAGGCGTTCCTATCGGTGAACGATGCGTGGCGCGAGGGGGCGTCGTCGACGACGCTCGAAGAGCGGTCAGTGACCGAGTACGAGTGGCGCGATTCGCGGTCGGGGAGCGGTCAGTTCACGGGGGAGACGCGGCGGGTACTCATCGACGACGCGGACTACAAGACGTACCGGCAGTACCGGTACGACCGTCGCGTGCAGCGAACAGGGACGAAGACTGTGACGCGGTATCGGATGGGGCGCGTCCCGTACGAGGTCACGGAGCAAGTCCGGCGGTGTAACGACTTCTTCGGGTGTTACTGGGCGACAGTCACCGAAACCCGGTGGAAGACCGTTCAGGAACCCTATCAGACGACCGTCTCGTACACGTACTGGACGACGGAAACGGAGACGTACTGGGGACTGTCCAAGCGGAGTTGGGATCACGAGTTCACCGGGCAGACCTCGCGGGTGAAGGTTCAAAACGCCCGGTACGGAACGGAGTACCGGTACAGCTACGAACGAACGTACACCGAGCGCGTAACGACGTACACCGCGACACGGCAGGTGCAAACCAGCGACCCGACCTACGAGTGGGTTCCGGTCGAATCGACGAGCGACATACTGGACGCCGCCTCGATCGCTGCCGATCCGACACAGCGAATCAGTGAATCGGATCCGATTACCGCGTGGACGATGCAGAAACGAACCGGGACGCAAACCGAATGGGTCGACACGCCCGTTAGGGAGGAAATAGTCGCGAAGACACGACTAACGGTTCGGCAGACGCTCAAAGTCCCATATGTGCGGGAACTCAGCTGGGAGGTAGTCGAGAGGAAGGTCGTGAACACGACGACCCGAACCGTAAACGGGTACGAACCAGCAGAATAA
- a CDS encoding Mrp/NBP35 family ATP-binding protein gives MTPEDVRDILRTVEDPDLGDDIVSLNLVNDIRVEGDTASVSLALGAPYAPNETSIANRVRDALSDEGLTPDISAHTDTDSSVLPGVKNVIAVASGKGGVGKSTVSVNVAAGLADRGARVGLFDADIYGPNVPRMVDADDHPKATQDDTIVPPEKYGMKLMSMAFMVGDDDPVIWRGPMVHKVITQLVEDVEWGNLDYLVVDLPPGTGDTQLTMLQTVPLTGAVVVTTPQNVAIDDARKGLRMFGKHDTPVLGIAENMSTFTCPDCGGHHDIFGSGGGEEFADDNDLPFLGSLPLDPRVREGGDGGRPIVLDQDSETGDAFRDLAGNVANMTGILNRRSLQ, from the coding sequence ATGACTCCCGAGGACGTACGCGACATCCTCCGCACCGTCGAGGACCCCGACCTCGGCGACGACATCGTCTCGCTCAACCTCGTCAACGACATCCGGGTCGAGGGCGACACCGCCAGCGTCTCCCTCGCTCTCGGCGCGCCCTACGCCCCCAACGAGACCTCCATCGCGAACCGCGTCCGCGACGCGCTCAGCGACGAAGGCCTCACCCCCGACATCTCCGCGCACACAGACACCGACAGCTCCGTGCTCCCCGGCGTGAAGAACGTCATCGCCGTCGCCTCCGGGAAGGGCGGCGTCGGCAAGAGCACCGTCTCCGTCAACGTCGCCGCCGGCCTCGCCGACCGCGGCGCACGCGTCGGCCTATTCGACGCCGACATCTACGGCCCGAACGTCCCCCGCATGGTCGACGCCGACGACCACCCCAAGGCCACCCAGGACGACACCATCGTCCCGCCCGAGAAGTACGGGATGAAACTCATGAGCATGGCGTTCATGGTCGGCGACGACGACCCCGTCATCTGGCGCGGCCCTATGGTGCACAAGGTCATCACCCAGCTCGTCGAGGACGTCGAGTGGGGGAACCTTGACTACCTCGTCGTCGACCTCCCGCCCGGAACCGGTGACACCCAACTCACCATGCTCCAGACCGTCCCCCTCACCGGCGCGGTCGTCGTCACCACCCCCCAGAACGTCGCCATCGACGACGCCCGCAAGGGCCTCCGCATGTTCGGCAAACACGACACCCCCGTCCTCGGAATCGCCGAGAACATGAGCACGTTCACGTGCCCCGACTGCGGCGGCCACCACGACATCTTCGGCAGCGGCGGCGGCGAGGAGTTCGCCGACGACAACGACCTCCCCTTCCTCGGCTCCCTCCCCCTCGACCCCCGCGTCCGCGAAGGCGGCGACGGCGGCCGCCCCATCGTCCTCGACCAGGACAGCGAGACCGGCGACGCCTTCCGCGACCTCGCCGGCAACGTCGCCAACATGACCGGCATCCTCAACCGCCGCAGCCTCCAGTAA